The DNA segment ACCCACCACAATTATTATGGTGGCCACCGACGACGGTGCAATATTCTTGTGTCGTTTTGTTGCTTACCGTGTATATGTTAGGTTTGAACAAGGAACTGCCCTAAAATTTATCCATAAATTTCTCACTTTGTGTTTTGCGCATGGCCGTCGTATATGGGACTGTggggttatattttttttttctggactagaaatcacaaatatttttgaattcaCCTAGTTAAAGACTAATTCGGCCTGGGTTTGTCACAGCAGGGTTAGAATCTGTCTCTCCTTGTGTCTTGTGTCTGgttatagatttaaaaaatggTATTATAACATATCtaggttttgtttttttattaagtgaaattttatattatacgtACTTTTTATTGTATAATCAGCATATAATTTCGTTagatgataattaaattatgcaaaataTTGAGTATAATGTTTTTACTAATAATATTTCACTTATTTTAAACAACCATCCTATAactaatttgaataaaacagtTAATACTTAGTGCGATAttgtatgcttttattttttattttttatttttatgtttttcatatacacacaaaaaatatatctcaaaatcaaaatagataACTTTGTCGTTTTTATCATTCACAAAACATTTCCCTttaaacaagtgatagaatctTGAAGATGGACATATATATGATCGTCGTAGAACTTTGACTACTTAATTACTCTGTTGAAGGGGTCGGAGTGTATGCGCACGTGATCCTTATATGGATACGTATTGTTCACTGAATCAGTTTGTCCATTGTGTTTCTCTATGTTTTTTTTCCCTGTCATCAGAAGAACTAATTGATAATTAACATTCTGAGAAACATAAGGTCTTCAAGCATTCAATTCTGACTCTCATCTCGTACAATCAAATACtttcaacaaataattaaattcaagcCGGGTTATAAATGAGAAGCATCACTAGCAGATTCTCGAGTTTGGTTTAGgtcttataattaattttaaccataACTCATCTAGTTAAATCataaaaatggataaaaatGTAGCCACTTCAATTAATCAACGTGAACACAATTTTGACACatttttttgtataataataatgttcGTTCTTGTTAAACCAATCCCTAAATTCAACATGAATGATGAGCCACCAAAACGTACGTACACACGTCATAATTCAATTAGAGAAACAAAATCTCACTCAAATCTTACTTTTTCCCCcctttagtttttatatatagtactactaataactaaaaatttagTTGTAGTAACTAGTCTAACATTCGTTCAGCATTTCATAGTTTGAAGTTTGTAATCTTTTTATGATTACACTCTGAAATTTGGCGAAGCAAAGAAATAATGCACAGTTGGATTTTAGTCATAGTGCAGAGTAGGAAAAATCTTGATAATATATGGTGTGCCGTCTGTTGCGGGGTGGTGCCAAGCATTTAGAAGCCGGCACCGACGAACAGTACACGAGACAGGATGTGGGTAAACCCTATGACAATTCCTTCAGATAAGATCTCAATTGTCTCTAATTGGTTGGTCCCAAATACTACTTTCTAACTAATGAAAACGAATGAACTAACTCGTCCGCGCCTCAATCTCGCACAAAAACAATAGGGAAAGAAAGAATCTTTACCAACCTCCCAAATATTGGAATAGATAGGAAGGTGGCAAAAAGTTACTAAAATGGTTTTtgcatttgaattaatatgtgGATGCATCTTCAGACTCTCTTCCTATTTTGGTGGGGTCTTCTggccaaacaaaaattatttgctTCCCAAattcaatgaaaagaaaaagaaaaaagagttatTGTGCAAATAGATTAAGAAAGAATGTATGTAAAAGTTGAATTTGAAAAAGGGTTCTGTAGTTTGCCTTGGCAACAAATCAAAAGAGTCATCATATTCAGCGATATTACCCAACCTTGAGCTTTTTTCAATAGGGGGAAGTTGTTACCAGCTATTATAACGAAGTTTGTCATCAATTCTTACCCTCCAGGTAAAGATACAAATATACAATCATATTTTATGGTTCGGCCAACGTGTCCATTATATCAATTCAATATTCTTCCCACAACTAACCCAGATTTTCAAATGGATGGCTAAGCTATTTTTcacaacaaaatgaaaaggGTCACTTTAGTATGCTAACTAATTAATTGTTTTCCGTGATTAGGAGAATCATATATTTGCTTTTCGATGCTTTAATTCTGGTCAAAAAGTGTTGTCTCCCAACTTACACgtaaacctattttttattccATATATTAATAcgtaattatatatttgtattgAGTAAGACTATACTAGAGGAAATAACAAAGCTTTGTCAAATGAAGAGATTTGTGTAACAGTTCACACCCAAGTTCTTCATGCTTCAAACTGAAGTTTCATACCTAGCATCTACTATGGCTGTTTCAAAGTCAGTGGATATAAATATACCTACCAAACGTATACCACACATAAGAAAGATGATCGATTAAACACAAGAATTTCTAAATTAGCGTAACTAATATTGAGAATTGTGGGGCCACAACTGATTACTCTCCCTCTAAATTGAAAGTGTGTTTGGATTGACGTTTTCAGTATTAcagtatacatatttttattttatttttgatgtcaaattaattgaaaaacacaaaaattacatgtagtagctttttttttttttttttgagtcgGATCAATTGTTTCACAACATCAAACCATACACACCAAAACGCCTTTAGTAAATAAAGAAACCGTGATAgctataattgttttttaaggGAGCAACGTGtgattctccttttttttttttatgtcaatAGTTTATGGTTATTAAAGTAAGGACTTTTCTATTTCAACGTAAGGACAAGTCATTAATCATTAACGGATGTTTTAAATAATCAGCATGGTTCTAGCATAACTAAAAGAAAACCACACTGAAATTTATctcatcaaaatattattttataaaacataattaaaaatagtggATGTCTTAAGATTCGAAACTTGTGATCCAGGGGGACGAGATTATCCTTTCAATAAAGCAAACACGTCTAAATTTCCAATTGTAGTGAGGCGCCCAAGATTGCCTTTCTTAATCGTtagaaacttaattaatttctcgcactttttattaaaaatattttttaatatattgaaattaatgcacatatatatatgaaccatcaatcatatttaataatttaaaattaattatatcaaaattaatttatccaaTTTCAAAACAAACAAGTTCTATATATCTCCTGTTTTTTTAATATGGTTTTTCTTCCATCAGAGAGGAACCAACAAACTACTTAAACCACAGCATTCTTAAGGAATATTCCTGCCTGTTGTGAGAtgacaacaaattaattaaataaaatacttctaAAAATTCTTGATTTATCaagtttatattataaattaaaacatttttttaggataaaatgatatatatcttcattaaaactttttttaactccacacacacacaaatatatatatatatatatatatatatatatatatatatataaagaaagaaagaaaacttaTATTTAGGTCATCCAAAAAGGCGAGTGGGGAGTTAAATTAATGTGGAACTTCTTAAATATCGTTCAAtctcttttataaatttttctttatgtttatGGTAAGTGGTTTcgctattatttattatttatatttttaatcattaaaacgatattcttaaaattttcatttatataaatgttTCTTTCTTCCActcaaatatcaattttaactattttaaatttttaatatttatattaaatcttCTTGTCATTTCAAACCAATGctatataaactttttaatccttttttaattaataagataTTCTCTTTTTGTCTAAAAAAAGATATTAGCTTTGAAGttttatctaataaatattaattacttgtattaattatttaattaatttagttttatacATTTGTCTcataactttaaatatttttttatttatatatttttacgtTTTGTCCAAATTTATTACAAATAGACGTACGAAAAGCTtgctatttcttttataaaaaagaaggtCCCGAGAAAACTAGGTGCCACTGGCACTTGATAAGACGATTAATTATACTCtgttcatatatttttataaacccATATATTAAAACGCCAAATACTCTTCTATTTGGTCCTAATGATAGCGGTATTAGACTCAATTATTATCATCCAACAGacctttccttttaattttgaattaaattaagttAGCATGGGCCCTTGAGATGGATTGAGGGTACATTTTAACTGATTGATTCTAACAGATAATACAAGTCCAAATTAACTctagaaataataattttctatattAGTGACATCACAGACATATACTTACGTGGTGATTAAAAGTTATCTGCTTTGTGTTAAAAATAGACAAGTAATTATGGATCGCCATGGACCATACACAGCATTTAAATCCGGCGGATGCAATACTGTGAGCTGTAAATTTTTAAGCTCTGTCTTCCTTTCAGCACGTCTGATTCGACttcccttttatattttaattttaattctgttTCAAAACATGTGGtaaaaatgtgtattttttattttacttatttttcgtATAAATATGAGTTCAATTTCTAATGTTACTAAAATCTTGTTTGAGAGACACCTCTCTTAtctatgaattaattatttaaataagtttatattAGCAGTTTCAATATGTCATGGACACTTTATCAAGTAATATTAAAGATAACTCTCTGTACTActatattttttcaacaaaaaagttttaaaaaaagagcatttttcttataagaaaattttaggattttttatgAGCTCTCGTTTTAAAGGTAAATATTAAGGAATACCAAACCTTAGttgttaaaagttttaaaagaaaaattattgtatttaattaaaagtaatttttttttgttttcaatgtttttcaaaaaatatttttaatttctaaataatattttatgaatcTTTTTAATAGACTAAATCTAATGCACAATTTATCATAAAAAGAACCACAATAATTCATCATGAGGTATACTagttatagtttaaaaaaaatgtctcttTTCCCAGCAGGATCATATCCTGTTAACAACAGGAGATCTAAGCACGAATTTgtgcctttatatatatatatatatatatatatatatatatatatatatatatatatatatatatatatattagcacTTCAACATACcatcaataaaattgtaatgaTACAAATTCATGCGTGTGTTACTATTCATTTGAATCGTCGACACTTCGCACTGTCTTTCTAAAGGCTTCAAAAAGAGCTCAAGTAGGTTTCTTGGAAGCCACTCTTGAAGCCTACTACTACGACCCTTTATATATATCCACCACAAACGACACGTCTTACATAAACTCCATCACATTGAAGCCACCACTTGATGGTTTCATTTTCATAAATTCTCAAATTTCTCTCAGCAGCTTCTTTGTACTCTTCCTTGGCtgagtttcttttattttaattttctctctaAGTACACCCACCCAGTTTGTGCTATATACTTGTATTTTCTCTATATTATTACACTGATCTTGAAGAAGCATGGCAGAGAAAACCAAGAACAAGGTGGAGGTTCAATTGGGTTGCGGTTTGATGGGAAGAATTTTCCATCTCAAAACCAATAACAGGACTAGAAAATCCTCTGTTCATTCACTACCCGTGAAGGTTTGCAACAACACTGCACAGCAACAGAGGGATCAGGCCAAAAACGAAGCCAAACCCTCTCCAAACCATGAATCAAATGTTCCAAGAGATAGCTCCATTGGAACCATTCCTACACTGAAAGTGGAGCAGAATCCAGCGGGAAAGAGTAGCTCTAGTCACCGTGCACCTTCAGCATACCAAAACACTCAAAACGGGAGAGCCTCGGACGCTGCAAGAACCTCAATTCAACGAAGCCACGACTCAAATGAAGAGAGTAAACAACAACAGAAAGAGCACGCTGTTGttaactctctggaacttgctAGGATAAGTACAAGTgctaatcatcatcatcatcaaaacaacgAGACGAAATCCCTGGCGAAAGAATTTGTGTTACCAATCACTGGGAATTTGCTTGTGAATAGCAGCCCAAGAACTAGTATTACCAAGAGCAAAGAGTTGAACACCTTGTCCGGCTCCTGTTCTTACAACAGTAATAATAGTACTAACAAAGGCATGATGGGGAACATAATGAGGAAGAACAGCGACGAGCTTGCGCAATTTCGGAGTCCGAGGAACGGCAGAGTGGACCCTGAGGTGTTGAAGTCCATGGGGAATGAAGCGTACAAACAGGGGAGATTTGAAGAGGCTTTGGCTTTGTATGACCGAGCCATTGCTGTTGACTCAAAGAAAGCAACGTATCATTGCAATAAGAGCGCGGCTTTGATAGGTTTGGGAAGGTTTCTTCAGGCAATTGTTGAGTGTGAGGAAGCTATCAAGTTGGAGCCTTCGTATGGCAGAGCCCACACGCGTTTGGCAACAATTTATTTCAGGTACTCAGCAATAATTATGGTGTATGCTTCATTCAATTTGCCATGTGTTTTGGTGTTTCCTTAGAGAATTGATAATTTGATTGTATGCAGATTGGGAGAGGCAGAGAAGGCACTGAATTGCAATGAAACAAGCTCATGTGTTGATTCGGTACTCGCTTTCCAAGCTCAGGCTCTTCAAAATCACCTTAGCAAATGCACTGAAGCTCGGAAAGTCAAAGATTGGAAAGTTATATTAAATGAAACACAGGCTGCAATATCCTTGGGTGCTGATTCAGCTCCACTGGTTAGTTTCCTTGGTTTAACGTTTTTGTTTTTGAGGTTTCTTTGCTACGCCTAAACTTTTTGTACtccaacaattttattttttttttatcatttttggaTCGAATGTCACCTAATGTTCCATAATAGATAACACTCCGAGATGGGAATCCTATTATTCCactttgtttttatataataagtGCCATAGTGATTGATTGATCAATAAGCGGCTATGGTATGCCTTTCGctgattaaaaaatgattatgaaTATACCAGGTCTATTCTTTACATACTGAAGCCCTGCTGAAGCTCCTAAGACATCAAGAGGCACACGCTACCTACGAGAAAATGCCAAAATTTGACCTTGATTCTTCTAACAAATTATTTGGCCCCGTTCGTAGTGCTTACCTATTGATGATAGGCGCGCAAATTTACTTGGCAGCCGGCAGGTCGGTGAAAATGCtttatttttatgatgtttAACAGATTATTCAAACATGATTtctgtattttgaatgatatgTAAAGAAAGTCCaccaattagagaaaaaaaggaCATGCAGATATTTTAGAGCAGGCTAAATAGAGTAAAGTGCCAACAATCGGGTTTCCCATttcataattcattttataaACTTTAGTGTGATACGATGACGATGAGGTATATATAGTCGGTACTTGGCATTTATGTTGCAGTTTCACTTGACCAAATTTTGTATAATATGCACCAAACCAATACAATATATTAAAGAAATACTAATAACATATTctctaatacatttttttaggaCACCCttgttatttattgaaaattataattttgtgtgAGTTTCACTTCAATAAAATTTGCATCGATAAAGTATGATTAGAAAGAGTGTGTTGTTAGtacttttacataaattattatcttCCCCTGCTATTGGTTGCTTTGATTTTAATGATGGTAGGTGATATATTATCTGAATCTAATTAGTAATAATGAACGAATGACCCTAAGTTGCTTTGCGTTTTTGTGTGCTGACAGGTTTGAGGATGCTGTAACAGCATCTGAGCAAGCAGCTAAACTAGATCCAAGTAATTTTGAGATGAATGCAGTGGTGAGGAGGGCCAGAGCAGTGACATCAGCCAGAATGAGTGGTAACTTACTCTTCAAGGCATCAAAATTCACGGAAGCATATGCTGTATACAATGAAGGACTAGAGCATGATCCACACAACTCAGTTCTGCTATGCAATAGAGCAGCGTGTCGTTCTAAGCTAGGTCAATTCGAGAAAGCAATTGAAGATTGTAACGTAGCACTTATAATTCAACCTAGTTATAGCAAGGCTAGGTTGCGGAGGGCAGATTGCAATGCCAAGGTGCTTTAATTTCTACTTCGATACTAACTTGTAGAATATACTATTATACttgttttttagttaataattatttttttgaacatATAATAGTTGGAACGATGGGAAGCTGCCATTCAAGACTATGAAATGCTATTAAGAGAAAAGCCAGGGGATGAGGAGGTGGCAAGGGCTCTGTTTGAGACCCAGCTCCAACTCAAGATGCTACGCGGTGAAGATATTAAGGACTTGAAATTTGGCTCAAATTTGTTTTTCATCTCAAGCAATGATCGGTTTAGACATTATGTAACATCACCTGGTGAGTAATTTTTGACTGTGCCTTCTAGCAAAATTATATTCGGCATTGCAAATAACAAACACTGACCAGTTGTGAACAAATTGAACAGGGATGTCTGTGGTACTCTTTTGTAACAAGGCAACCCATAAGCAAGTGTTGTTGGTGTTGGAGCAAACCTGCAAGAGATTTCCATCAGTTAATTTCCTTAAGGTTGGTAATTTTCAATGTTATAGGCATTGTGCCCCTATATTCTTAATAAAAACTAGTTACATTGTCTCTTACTTATAATTGATTTACGATTTTAGGTGGAGATTGAAGACCATCCATACTTGGCAAAATCAGAAGGTGTGAACTGCATCCCAGCCTTTAAAATATACAAGAATGGATCAAGGATTAAAGAAATTCCAGGAAACAACCACGATTTGTtggaaaaattagttaaattatatAGCAGCTGAAGGTAATCACACTTCTTCGAATCACAACATATAGGAAGAAACGAGGAAGGTTAGATTTTTAAGAATGGAAAGGAAGATTGCCAAAAATAAATCAAGCTGATTATATCTGCTTCATAAATTTGGTCACCTTGCTTACAAGACAGAGGAAACCAGAGACGAAACATAGCA comes from the Glycine soja cultivar W05 chromosome 6, ASM419377v2, whole genome shotgun sequence genome and includes:
- the LOC114415330 gene encoding TPR repeat-containing thioredoxin TTL1-like; protein product: MAEKTKNKVEVQLGCGLMGRIFHLKTNNRTRKSSVHSLPVKVCNNTAQQQRDQAKNEAKPSPNHESNVPRDSSIGTIPTLKVEQNPAGKSSSSHRAPSAYQNTQNGRASDAARTSIQRSHDSNEESKQQQKEHAVVNSLELARISTSANHHHHQNNETKSLAKEFVLPITGNLLVNSSPRTSITKSKELNTLSGSCSYNSNNSTNKGMMGNIMRKNSDELAQFRSPRNGRVDPEVLKSMGNEAYKQGRFEEALALYDRAIAVDSKKATYHCNKSAALIGLGRFLQAIVECEEAIKLEPSYGRAHTRLATIYFRLGEAEKALNCNETSSCVDSVLAFQAQALQNHLSKCTEARKVKDWKVILNETQAAISLGADSAPLVYSLHTEALLKLLRHQEAHATYEKMPKFDLDSSNKLFGPVRSAYLLMIGAQIYLAAGRFEDAVTASEQAAKLDPSNFEMNAVVRRARAVTSARMSGNLLFKASKFTEAYAVYNEGLEHDPHNSVLLCNRAACRSKLGQFEKAIEDCNVALIIQPSYSKARLRRADCNAKLERWEAAIQDYEMLLREKPGDEEVARALFETQLQLKMLRGEDIKDLKFGSNLFFISSNDRFRHYVTSPGMSVVLFCNKATHKQVLLVLEQTCKRFPSVNFLKVEIEDHPYLAKSEGVNCIPAFKIYKNGSRIKEIPGNNHDLLEKLVKLYSS